One Xiphophorus couchianus chromosome 1, X_couchianus-1.0, whole genome shotgun sequence genomic region harbors:
- the LOC114146040 gene encoding uncharacterized protein At5g50100, chloroplastic-like: MFCKVRVGLATAASVRFPSCINPTVKLVTPGFCRHQRRNLNSESAGVRVLYDGLCPICMTEIRFLQFLQRNQPGKVHFIDISSPGYDGAKYNDVTYEMAMEEMTVIDEKDEVHHGVPAFAVMYGAVGLGWLGRFMMWSPVRPFMDKSYAIFARNRLKWTGRAGDCTTGRCEKKSVDSS, translated from the exons ATGTTTTGTAAAGTTAGAGTGGGTTTGGCCACGGCGGCTTCAGTCAGGTTCCCCAGTTGTATAAATCCGACAGTGAAACTGGTGACGCCTGGGTTCTGCAGGCACCAGCGGAGGAACCTCAACTCTGAATCTGCAGGCGTCAGG GTGTTGTATGATGGGTTGTGTCCCATCTGCATGACAGAGATCCGCTTCCTCCAGTTCCTGCAAAGAAACCAGCCGGGGAAAGTTCATTTTATTGACATCTCTAGCCCAGGCTACGACGGCGCAAAATACAATGATGTCACCTATGAGATGGCCATGGAGGAAATGACTGTAATCGATGAGAAAGACGAG GTGCATCACGGCGTTCCAGCGTTTGCAGTGATGTATGGCGCCGTTGGGCTCGGCTGGTTGGGCCGCTTTATGATGTGGTCACCGGTGAGGCCGTTTATGGATAAGTCATATGCCATCTTTGCAAGGAATCGACTTAAGTGGACTGGACGGGCAGGGGATTGCACAACAGGACGCTGTGAAAAGAAATCAGTTGACTCCTCCTGA